From a single Coregonus clupeaformis isolate EN_2021a unplaced genomic scaffold, ASM2061545v1 scaf0906, whole genome shotgun sequence genomic region:
- the LOC123485950 gene encoding NACHT, LRR and PYD domains-containing protein 1 homolog, with the protein MFRHRTPKGRYECTVSGLRWVCERDVILKYHFRNWEPYSQLLKDMQYGQGGPLLDITMELGELEEVHLPHFVCLGTNPSLRNEMKILHVEEHGVSVEEVHEVTRFHAKILHPRFSAIAVILSYIFWRNVAVHCDVVLYMAVKKATVISRLYMLLRNSSQKEAVRDREKHQVSQGYSELVLSSPNGSLKLNSWFALKNPHSTSINPEKIQLLPADTTPSCCKMVMRNTGVDIEMELIGDDERTVWREMVPTDEYIPETHSTSAVLGAGRPAESSLTGSTEQQLGSVRTEFVRRVSGPVLEGLLDGLLQHTVINQEEMESVKVIAEREEKARDIIDMVLRKGTESCSRMINLLGELDPYLWSQLQI; encoded by the exons ATGTTCAG GCACAGGACACCCAAAGGGCGTTATGAGTGCACAGTGTCTGGGCTCCgctgggtgtgtgagagagatgtcaTTCTGAAGTATCACTTCAGGAACTGGGAACCCTACAGTCAACTTCTGAAAGACATGCAGTACGGACAAGGTGGTCCATTGCTGGACATCACTATGGAGTTAGGTGAACTGGAGGAAGTTCATCTGCCACACTTTGTCTGTTTAG GGACCAACCCTTCCCTGAGGAATGAGATGAAGATTCTTCATGTAGAGGAACATGGAGTGTCTGTTGAGGAAGTGCATGAGGTCACCAGATTCCATGCTAAGATTCTCCATCCCAGGTTCTCAGCTATCGCTGTTATACTGAGCTATATCTTTTGGCGGAACGTAGCTGTCCACTGTGACGTGGTCCTCTATATGGCAGTAAAAAAGGCAACAGTAATTTCACGGCTGTACATGCTCCTCAGAAACTCCAGTCAGAAAGAG GCTGTTCGGGACCGGGAGAAACATCAGGTGTCCCAAGGATATTCAGAATTGGTCCTGTCAAGTCCAAACGGGTCCTTAAAGCTGAACAGTTGGTTTGCACTCAAGAATCCCCATTCCACTTCCATCAATCCAGAG AAGATTCAGCTGTTACCTGCAGACACCACACCAAGCTGTTGTAAGATGGTTATGAGAAACACAGGGGTTGACATTGAGATGGAGTTAATCGGGGATGATGAGAGGACAGTATGGAGAGAGATGGTACCAACAG aTGAATACATCCCTGAAACCCATTCAACTA GTGCTGTGTTGGGGGCAGGGCGTCCGGCTGAGAGCAGTCTGACTGGTTCTACAGAGCAGCAGCTGGGTTCTGTACGGACAGAGTTTGTGAGACGAGTGTCAGGACCGGTCCTGGAAGGTCTGCTGGACGGACTCCTGCAACACACAGTCATCAACCAGGAGGAAATGGAGTCAGTAAAGGTGATAGCTGAGAGGGAAGAGAAGGCACGTGACATCATCGACATGGTGTTGAGAAAAGGAACTGAGTCATGTTCCAGGATGATCAACCTTCTTGGGGAGCTGGACCCCTATCTTTGGTCACAGCTTCAGATCTAA